The genomic window AATGCCAGGGCGATGGCGGTCAGGGCCGCGACGAAATAGGCGGCGGTGGAATAGACCCGGGTGGCGGCCATGACACCAATGTTTTCCGCGTAGGTGGTGGTGCCGGAGCCGCCGAAGCCGCCGGCCAAAGAGGTGGCCAGGCCGTCGGCGAAGAGGGCATCGCCCGCCAAGTCGTCAAGGTCCCGGTTGGTCATCTCCGAAACGGCCTTGACGTGGCCGACGTTTTCGGCGATGAGGACGACCAGCACCGGCAGGGCCACCGCGATGGCCGAAAGGTTGAACTCCGGGGCGTGGAACTGCGGCAGGCCCACCCAGGCGGCCTCCCTAATGGATTCGCCGGCGGACGGGTCCAGGTTTCCGGTTAGCGCGGCAAAAGCCCAGCCGACTACGACACCGATGAGGATTGACAGGCGCGAGACCATGCCGCGGCCGGCCACCGTGGCCAGCAGGATGACCACCAGGGTCACGGCGGCCACCAGCGGCTGACTGGAGAAGTTCGCAGCCGCGTTCGGGGCCAGGTTCAGCCCGATGAGGGCGACGATGGCGCCGGTAACGGCCGGGGGCATGACGGCATCGATAACGCGCTTGCCCGCGGCCTTGACGATAAGGCCGATGACAACCAGCGCCAGGCCGGTGCACAGCACGGCGCCGGCCTGCACGCCGATGCCCTGGGCCTGCGAGGCGGACAGCGGCGCGATGAAGGCAAACGAGGAGCCCAGGTAGGACGGCAGGCGGTTGCGGGTAATCGCCAGGAAGAGGATGGTGCCGATGCCAGAAAACAACAGCGTGGTGTTGACCGGGAAGCCGGTCAGGGTGGGCACCAGCAGCGTGGCGCCGAACATGGCCACGACGTGCTGCATGCCGATGCCGATGGTGCGCGGCCAGTTCAGCCTTTCTTCCGGGGCGACCACGGCCCCCGGGGCGATCTTCTTTCCGTCACCGTGGACGGACCAACCAAAAATATTACTCACGAGTCTTCATTATGGATCACCTGCGCCAGACGGGGTTAATCCACACGAAACTCGGCTAGCTCAGCCGCGACCTGCTGCGGCACGCGAGCACTTATCCGCGTGCCCTCCTCCGAGTAGTCCTCGCTGCGCACCGTGCCCTCCTCGTGGAGGCGGGCCACGACGTCGCCGCGGGTGTACGGCACGAGCAGCTCGACGTCCGCGTCCAAGGTGTTGAGGAAGAGTTCGACCCGGGTGGTCAGCTCGTCGACGCCGTCGCCGGTCTTCGCCGAGACGAAGACCACGTTGTCGCGGTCCAGGGTGTGGCGGACCTCCGCGAGTACCAGGGGATCGGCCTGGTCGATCTTGTTGATGACGATGATTTCCGGCGGCGGGTTCTCCCCCGTCTCCTTGACGATGTCGTAGATGACCTTATTGACCGCGGAGATCTGCTTGAGCGGGAAGGGATCCGAGCCATCGACCACGTGCAGCATGAGATCCGCGCCCAGCACCTCCTCCAGCGTGGACTTGAAGGCCTCGACCAGCTGCGTGGGCAGGTGGCGGACAAAGCCGACGGTGTCGGTGAAGACCACCTGGCGGCCGTCGCCCAGCTGCGCGCGGCGGGTGGTCGGATCCAGCGTGGCGAACAGGGCGTCTTCCACCAGCACGCCCGCCCCGGTCATCGCGTTGATGAGCGAGGACTTGCCCGCGTTCGTGTAGCCGGCAATGGCGATCTGCGCGACCGTGGACGCGGCGCGGCGGGAGCGCTTGACCTCGCGCGCAGTCTTCATGTTGCGCAGCGCCTTGCGCAGGCGGGCCATCTCCGTGCGGATGCGGCGGCGGTCGGTCTCAATCTTGGTCTCACCCGGGCCACGCAGGCCCACGCCGCCGTTGGAGCCGGCGCGGCCGCCCGCCTGGCGCGACAGGTTGCCGCCCCAACCACGGGTGTGCGTGTAGAGGTATTCCAGCTGGGCGAGCGAGACCTGCGCCTTACCCTCTTTCGACTTCGCGTGCTGGGCGAAGATATCCAGAATCAGCATCGTGCGGTCGATGACCTTGGTGTTGAGGGCGCGCTCCAGCGCGGTCAGCTGGCCGGGGTTGAGCTCGCCGTCGCAGATGACCGTGTCCGCGCCGGTGGCCTCCACGATCTCCTTGAGCTCCTTGACCTTACCGGAGCCGATGAAGGTTCCGGAGTCCGGCTTGTCGCGCTTTTGGTAGATGAGCTCGACGACCTCCGCGCCGGCGGTCTCGGCCAGGGCGGCCAGCTCGTCCAGGGTAGCCTCGACCTCGGCGATGGTTCCCTCGGTCCACACCCCGACCAGGATGACCTGCTCCAGGCGCAGCTTGCGGTACTCGACTTCGTAGCCATCCGTGGTGTCCTCGGCGCGGATGGTGGTCTCCCGGGTCACGCTGCGCAGGGCGTTACGCTCTGCCAGGTCCATCTCACCAGTGCTTAGTTCCTCGTCCGCATGCGCGGGCCC from Corynebacterium confusum includes these protein-coding regions:
- a CDS encoding uracil-xanthine permease family protein; translation: MSNIFGWSVHGDGKKIAPGAVVAPEERLNWPRTIGIGMQHVVAMFGATLLVPTLTGFPVNTTLLFSGIGTILFLAITRNRLPSYLGSSFAFIAPLSASQAQGIGVQAGAVLCTGLALVVIGLIVKAAGKRVIDAVMPPAVTGAIVALIGLNLAPNAAANFSSQPLVAAVTLVVILLATVAGRGMVSRLSILIGVVVGWAFAALTGNLDPSAGESIREAAWVGLPQFHAPEFNLSAIAVALPVLVVLIAENVGHVKAVSEMTNRDLDDLAGDALFADGLATSLAGGFGGSGTTTYAENIGVMAATRVYSTAAYFVAALTAIALAFIPKFGALIFTIPTGVLGGATLVLYGLIGMLGVRIWMDNKVNFNNPVNLTAAAVALIAGIGNLTLDVFGVTLEGIAWGSVGIIIGYPIMKRLYDHVGEGQNAKY
- the hflX gene encoding GTPase HflX, coding for MTESSQFSNEHEKLLAHAFRDNAPQGPAHADEELSTGEMDLAERNALRSVTRETTIRAEDTTDGYEVEYRKLRLEQVILVGVWTEGTIAEVEATLDELAALAETAGAEVVELIYQKRDKPDSGTFIGSGKVKELKEIVEATGADTVICDGELNPGQLTALERALNTKVIDRTMLILDIFAQHAKSKEGKAQVSLAQLEYLYTHTRGWGGNLSRQAGGRAGSNGGVGLRGPGETKIETDRRRIRTEMARLRKALRNMKTAREVKRSRRAASTVAQIAIAGYTNAGKSSLINAMTGAGVLVEDALFATLDPTTRRAQLGDGRQVVFTDTVGFVRHLPTQLVEAFKSTLEEVLGADLMLHVVDGSDPFPLKQISAVNKVIYDIVKETGENPPPEIIVINKIDQADPLVLAEVRHTLDRDNVVFVSAKTGDGVDELTTRVELFLNTLDADVELLVPYTRGDVVARLHEEGTVRSEDYSEEGTRISARVPQQVAAELAEFRVD